One segment of Carassius auratus strain Wakin chromosome 2, ASM336829v1, whole genome shotgun sequence DNA contains the following:
- the ndufa13 gene encoding NADH dehydrogenase [ubiquinone] 1 alpha subcomplex subunit 13: protein MAASKVKQDMPPTGGYGPVDYRRNLPRRGLSGYGMFGVGVGLMVFGYWRLFRWNRERRRLHIEELETRVALLPLLQAEHDRRTLRMLRENLEEEAVIMKDVPGWKVGEKMFHTDRWVSPITEELFNLRPREEMLRKKFGFLWYV, encoded by the exons ATGGCGGCGTCGAAGGTGAAGCAGGACATGCCTCCTACCGGAGGATACGGGCCCGTGGATTACCGGAGAAACCTGCCACGACGAGGACTGTCCG GTTACGGGATGTTCGGTGTCGGCGTGGGGCTCATGGTGTTTGGATACTGGAGACTCTTCCGCTGGAACCGCGAGCGCAG ACGGCTGCACATCGAGGAGCTGGAGACTCGCGTGGCTTTACTGCCGCTGCTGCAGGCCGAACACGACCGCCG GACGCTACGGATGCTCCGGGAGAATCTGGAGGAGGAAGCGGTCATCATGAAGGATGTTCCCGGCTGGAAG GTGGGAGAGAAGATGTTCCACACGGACCGCTGGGTGTCTCCCATCACAGAGGAGCTCTTTAACCTGCGGCCGCGCGAGGAGATGCTGCGGAAGAAGTTTGGCTTCCTGTGGTACGTGTGA
- the LOC113111528 gene encoding yjeF N-terminal domain-containing protein 3-like, which produces MNSRSQECVRAPRYISKEEAVAIETELLRDYHFGQQQLTEILGHACATAITKVFPLWSLEKRQPTVLVVCGPDQNGCVGLACARHLRVFEYIPTVFTPKRSSDGLHQDLMVQCERMDLPSLSYLPTEVQLINEAYNLVVDAVLGPETEASSVGEPFTGVLQTLRGLKVPIVSLDIPSGWDADESSSDGISPALLVSLMAPKRCALNFPGSHFLAGRFLPFDLQRKYDLNLPKFSGTESVVQL; this is translated from the exons ATGAACAGCAGGAGTCAGGAGTGTGTGCGAGCGCCCAGATACatcag TAAAGAGGAAGCAGTCGCCATAGAGACAGAGTTGCTAAGGGATTATCATTTTGGACAGCAACAGCTGACGGAGATACTGGGACACGCATGTGCGACTGCCATCACAAAG GTTTTCCCGCTGTGGTCTCTGGAGAAACGGCAGCCGACGGTTCTGGTGGTCTGTGGGCCGGATCAGAACGGCTGTGTGGGCCTGGCGTGTGCTCGTCATCtgcgtgtgttt GAATACATCCCCACCGTCTTCACTCCCAAACGCTCCTCAGACGGTCTTCATCAGGACCTGATGGTTCAGTGTGAGCGGATGGACCTGCCGTCCCTGTCCTACCTGCCCACTGAG GTGCAGCTGATCAATGAAGCGTATAATCTGGTTGTGGATGCAGTTCTGGGTCCAGAGACTGAAGCATCGTCGGTTGGAGAGCCGTTTACTGGAGTCCTGCAGACGCTCCGAGGACTCAAAGTGCCCATCGTCAGCCTGGACATCCCGTCAG GTTGGGACGCAGACGAGTCCAGCTCAGACGGGATCAGTCCTGCGCTTCTGGTCTCTCTGATGGCCCCGAAGAGATGTGCCCTGAACTTCCCTGGATCACACTTTCTGGCCGGACGCTTCCTGCCCTTTGACCTTCAGAGGAAGTACGATCTGAACCTGCCCAAGTTCTCCGGGACGGAGTCTGTGGTCCAGCTGTGA